The Streptomyces sp. TLI_105 DNA segment CGGGGACACGTACCGGTCGAGCACGAGACGGCCGCGCGCCTCCAGGTCCCGCTCGGCCTCGGCCGCCATCTCGGCGGTGTCCGACCGCCTCAGCAGCCCCCGCACGAGCCCGAGCCCCGAGCCGATGGTGCTCACCGCCAGATCCGCGAGCCCCGCCGCCAGTAACACCGCCCGCTCGTCCAGACCCCCACGGGATCCCGATTCTCGCACCATGTCCCCTCCCCGGTCCCCTGTCACCCTTCGCTCCCAGCGTGGCGGCCGGCCGGCGGGCGCAGCGGCGGAACTCACCAACGAGTGATCCACTCGCCGATACGTACGAGTCGCGCGGGGGCTCGGCCCACCTCGTCCGGCGAGCGCCGT contains these protein-coding regions:
- a CDS encoding polyprenyl synthetase, whose translation is MVRESGSRGGLDERAVLLAAGLADLAVSTIGSGLGLVRGLLRRSDTAEMAAEAERDLEARGRLVLDRYVSPPPAHLEVLARHVLARRSRDGG